The Punica granatum isolate Tunisia-2019 chromosome 4, ASM765513v2, whole genome shotgun sequence genome has a window encoding:
- the LOC116202198 gene encoding SKP1-like protein 1B isoform X1: protein MSTSSSFSSKKMVTLKSKEGETFEIDEAAAFLSMTIKRMVKEGRTGGATICLPDITANTVRKVIEYCNKQAKAEGSSTGPVQAVSARGTQTSSRLTSSPSSNSSGSAAADFLGMKSLMDLCCQAVANMIKGKSPQEFCSGNFHIGTTSNPGKDQKEN, encoded by the exons ATGTCCacttcttcttcattttcctCGAAGAAGATGGTCACCCTCAAGAGCAAGGAAGGTGAAACCTTTGAGATCGATGAGGCGGCCGCGTTCCTGTCCATGACCATCAAGCGCATGGTCAAGGAAGGCCGCACTGGAGGGGCCACCATCTGCCTGCCCGACATAACGGCCAACACCGTCCGTAAGGTAATCGAGTACTGCAACAAGCAAGCCAAAGCCGAAGGATCATCTACGGGTCCGGTGCAAGCAGTGTCCGCTCGTGGGACGCAAACCTCGTCAAGGTTGACAAGCTCACCATCTTCGAACTCATCCGGGTCAGCT GCAGCAGATTTCCTAGGAATGAAGAGTCTGATGGATCTGTGCTGTCAAGCTGTGGCCAACATGATCAAAGGCAAGAGTCCCCAGGAGTTTTGCTCTGGCAATTTTCACATCGGAACAACCTCGAACCCCGGGAAAGATCAGAAGGAGAACTGA
- the LOC116202198 gene encoding SKP1-like protein 11 isoform X2 has protein sequence MSSSASSSSSSSTRKMLTLKSSGGEVFEVEVPAIVSQSDIIATMVGEGQVGSAIPLPDYVSSETLSKVVEYCNKHHASGLDESDIQEWDAKFVDMGSYDSLFDLVMAADFLGMKSLMDLCCQAVANMIKGKSPQEFCSGNFHIGTTSNPGKDQKEN, from the exons ATGTCGTCTtcggcttcctcctcctcgtcctccTCTACGAGGAAAATGCTCACTCTCAAGAGCTCGGGTGGAGAGGTTTTTGAGGTCGAGGTGCCTGCCATTGTGTCGCAATCTGATATAATTGCAACAATGGTCGGGGAGGGCCAGGTTGGGAGCGCCATTCCCTTACCGGACTATGTATCCTCAGAGACCTTGTCAAAAGTGGTTGAGTACTGCAACAAGCACCATGCCTCAGGGCTGGACGAGAGTGATATCCAGGAGTGGGATGCCAAGTTCGTCGATATGGGCAGCTACGACTCTCTCTTCGACCTTGTCATG GCAGCAGATTTCCTAGGAATGAAGAGTCTGATGGATCTGTGCTGTCAAGCTGTGGCCAACATGATCAAAGGCAAGAGTCCCCAGGAGTTTTGCTCTGGCAATTTTCACATCGGAACAACCTCGAACCCCGGGAAAGATCAGAAGGAGAACTGA
- the LOC116202197 gene encoding probable CDP-diacylglycerol--inositol 3-phosphatidyltransferase 2 — translation MVKNSTPRPRKLLVYLYVPNIVGYVRVLMNCFAFAICYSNKKLFSILYFLSFVCDAIDGWCARKFNQVSTFGAVLDMVTDRISTACLLVILSQVYSPGLIFLSLLALDISSHWLQMYSTFLLGKGSHKDVKDSTNWLFRAYYGNRKFMGYCCVACEVLYIILFLVADNETENLADVLLSLAKQSSPLTFITALSLFGWAIKQIVNVIQMKTAADVCVLYDINKKQASS, via the exons ATGGTGAAGAATTCGACACCGAGACCGCGGAAATTGTTGGTGTACCTCTATGTCCCGAATATAGTTG GTTATGTGAGAGTACTCATGAATTGCTTTGCCTTCGCCATATGCTACTCCAATAAAAAGCTTTTCTCCATTCTCTACTTTCTGAG CTTCGTGTGCGATGCAATTGATGGATGGTGTGCCCGTAAGTTTAATCAAG TTTCGACTTTTGGAGCTGTGTTGGACATGGTAACTGACAG GATAAGCACTGCTTGTCTGCTTGTAATTCTTTCCCAGGTATACAG TCCTGGGTTAATTTTCTTGTCATTACTTGCCTTGGATATCAGTAGCCACTGGCTGCAAATGTACAG TACCTTCTTGCTAGGCAAGGGCAGTCATAAAGATGTAAAAGACAGCACGAACTGGCTGTTCAGAGCGTATTATGGGAACCGAAAATTTATGGGATATTGTTGTGTGGCATGTGAG GTCCTATATATCATTCTATTTCTTGTTGCTGACAATGAAACTGAAAACTTGGCGGAC GTACTCTTGAGCTTGGCAAAACAGAGTTCTCCTCTCACATTTATAACGGCTTTGAGCTTATTCGGATGGGCAATTAAACAGATTGTCAATGTCATTCAG ATGAAAACAGCAGCAGATGTTTGCGTCCTGTACGACATAAACAAGAAGCAGGCCTCATCATAG
- the LOC116202292 gene encoding probable BOI-related E3 ubiquitin-protein ligase 3, with product MAIEAQLRPEMNIAAGFPMLGLPSSSSHHDYNGGCGFNSIVTASGHGRKRQRLDLEQLVYMQQLQCQQQRGHQNLCLVSGFHDGVAESYRKRLNSETGFDRHGEEIDHYLRLQAEGLKWLLKEQRQRQEAALLRKIESRAQSLFQQKDQELARASRKTAELQSLLAKLETENQAWQRLAQENEAMVVSLSNTLEQLRGREEEDVESCCDEVAPDRGAEVESRGVDKTTTATCCRACNHGESSVLFLPCRHLCSCKSCDAFLDRCPVCGTAKKASIEALIL from the exons ATGGCGATCGAAGCGCAGCTGCGTCCCGAGATGAATATCGCAGCCGGGTTCCCGATGCTCGGCTTGCCGTCTTCTTCGTCGCATCATGATTATAATGGCGGTTGTGGGTTTAATTCTATTGTCACCGCATCGGGGCACGGCCGGAAGAGGCAGAGGTTGGACCTGGAACAGCTCGTGTACATGCAGCAGTTGCAGTGCCAGCAGCAGAGGGGTCACCAGAACTTGTGTTTGGTTTCCGGTTTTCATGATGGCGTGGCGGAGAGTTACAGGAAGAGGCTGAATTCTGAGACGGGATTTGATCGGCATGGCGAAGAGATTGATCACTATCTTAGATTACAG GCCGAGGGACTGAAATGGCTGTTGAAGGAGCAGAGGCAAAGGCAGGAGGCAGCGCTGCTGAGGAAGATCGAATCGCGGGCTCAATCCCTATTCCAGCAGAAGGACCAAGAGCTCGCCCGGGCTTCCCGGAAGACGGCGGAGCTGCAGAGCTTACTGGCCAAGTTGGAGACGGAGAACCAGGCGTGGCAGAGGCTGGCGCAGGAGAACGAAGCCATGGTCGTCTCCCTGAGCAACACGCTGGAGCAGCTGAGGGGCAGGGAGGAGGAAGACGTGGAGTCGTGCTGCGACGAGGTTGCCCCCGACCGGGGAGCGGAGGTGGAAAGCCGAGGAGTGGACAAGACGACGACGGCGACGTGCTGCCGGGCGTGTAATCATGGAGAGTCGAGTGTTCTGTTCCTGCCGTGCAGGCACCTCTGCTCCTGCAAGTCCTGCGACGCGTTCCTCGACCGTTGCCCTGTCTGCGGCACTGCGAAGAAAGCCAGCATCGAGGCTCTGATTCTGTGA